The following DNA comes from Tachypleus tridentatus isolate NWPU-2018 chromosome 9, ASM421037v1, whole genome shotgun sequence.
CCAAAGTTGAATAACTGATAGTTTCGTACTGCCGTACAGCTACTTATCAGTAGTGGTCAAAGTTGAATAACTGATAGTCTCATGTACTGCCGTATAACTACTTATCAGTAGTGGCCAAAGTTGAATAACTGTTTCACGTCCTGCCGAAAAGCTACTTATCAGTAGTAGTGAAAGTTGAATAACTGATAGTTTCACGTACAGCTACTTATTAGTAGCTATGTTTCACCTATTCTCAAGGAAACCCTGGCATCCAATCAGATGAAGCATTCTCCTACTGATTCATCTGTCTTTTGAATATCCAAGAGTCTAGCTATTGGCGGGCTATGGAGATGATGAAGTTCTTCAGAACGTAGATACTGTGGAAGTACCATCTGTAGCCATTGTTTCCTTTCATTGACACATTCCCATTGCCAATATAACAAACCCTTTCGTAAGCAAAAAGAATCTCAATGTACCAAGAACATCTTGGTGTCTGGAATGTATGGAGCTACTAACTGTCACGAGGGCCTTTTAGCAAGATTTTTGAGCCTCTGAATAATTGGTTTTGTACTTGTATTCATTGCTGTTTCAATAGTTTCATCGCTCTCATCTTCAATCagatttattttagattttaattgtatttaaatattacttatgttttttctaattttcattttgatttttattataaaatgagtgaatttattgttctatttctCTCCCTCTCTGGGTTTTCGTCCTCTTTCGATTTTAGTTTTCgttcttcttttaattttttgtcctCCTGATCTTGTCAAAGGACTTTTATTATCTCAAATAATCCTTGAACGTCAACTACATGACCTCATGACCTTCAACAGTTGATATTCTATTTCAACTGTATTCCAAGTTCAATGTTCACCACAACAGATCTCCAACCCCAACATCAaattatataacattgttatttagTTGGCAGACTCTTTTAAATTATAAGGCGAAAATAGCTTAATGTCTAGTTCGCTTAATCGAAAAAATATTATCTGTTCTTTTACAATTATCTCATGTTTGAGCAATATCCTAACTACGACACCTATTACACTAATTAATTTACTCTGTTTTGAAattcactttaaattattttagctgTCTCTTATACACCATTAATTTTCAAATGTGTTGGAAAACGTAACaccattttttcttttatatatggtCTTCACTTCCTGAAcataattatatctttatatcATTAGAGACTCACATCTTCTTCTAGCAAAGGAACAACAACGCTCTACAgctaataaatacatgtaaacataGAATATGTAACTTACAACAATATGTTTTCTGGCTAGTTCTGCATATAGTTGATTATGCAGGCAGCTAGCTCTAacaatgtatttgaaaatatcagACACTAAAAGCGTTTGAACTTAGGAAATATTCATACTTTAAGACATCTACGGCAGAACTTTGTTAAAAATGTACGAAAATTATTAACACACCGAGATATTCGATCGTAATAAATGACTCTGTGTATCTACAACAGTATTGCGTTAATCAGTGTTTAACGATCAGTGTTCAATGTTCTGAGATTGAAAAGTTAAGCACTTCCTTCTATAATCAAGTGCTCCTTATTGCCGTGAAACCTCAATTTCACTTATTTTCCAGATAacattttacattacaaaactatattttcattACTGACATActattatactttaaaatacaaactatttATTACATACATTGTTTTCCGTTtatatgttgtgtgtgtttttatagcaaagctacatcgggctatctgttgagtccaccaaggagaatcgaacccgcgattttccgtttgtaatttcaaacaataaacttttaaaaagttgTCAAAAGGTAACTAATGCTCCAGCTGTGCCACGGTATTCGTCTGCCACGAGATGGCGTTATAcggtttcttatttgtttttagagcaaagccacactgggctatttgttgtgtccaccgccgggaaatcgaaccccaatttttagtgttataagttcgtaGATTTACCACTATTCCACCAGGTGGAAttggagtttttttttattatcttaaacgTGAAACAATAACTAATCTCTATAATCAGGATGATTGTTCAAACTTACCTTAACAATAGTATTAGGAAGATAGCAAAGAACAAAACAACAGAAGATGACCAGAATCATTCTTGTCACGCGCCATTCATCGTCTCGTTTTTCGGTTTTCTTATCTGTGGTCTCCACGTTGCTGGGTGTCTTTATACGATTAAAGTTGTTTCTTATCAACCAAAAGATACGTACATAACAAACCACGATGGCCACACAGGGAACTACAAAGCCTAGGGTTAAAAGAAACGTCTGAGATGACCTATCATTGACCTCTAAAACAGTACAGGATAAGAGTCTTTTGTCATAACCAAAGCGCCCCCATACGCCGAGTAACGTGGGTAACAACATGATGAATGTAAACAACATAATCACAGAAATCATTACTGCAATGTAGGGTTTTTTATAAATCTTCATGTATAGATCCTGGTGGCCAATAAGGATGTAACGATTCATAGAAATTGCTGTGACGAGAAATAGAGACATCCCACTAATATAATACTGTATAAATGGGTAAAAGACACATAGGGCATCACTGTATATCCACCTGTGGAAAATATAGTCCGAAGCACTGAAAGGAAGACTGatgacataataaaataaatcgaCCAAACTCAGGCTGACGATGAAGATGGCGGTGGCGCTACGAACACGTGGACTTTTCACTATAGCAACAATAGTCAGCAAGTTACCACACATGCCAAAAATgcttaaaacaacaatacaaa
Coding sequences within:
- the LOC143226810 gene encoding G-protein coupled receptor moody-like, translated to MVTTELSLQNLTTINDPTTFINPLSKHKNFLYFASFCIVVLSIFGMCGNLLTIVAIVKSPRVRSATAIFIVSLSLVDLFYYVISLPFSASDYIFHRWIYSDALCVFYPFIQYYISGMSLFLVTAISMNRYILIGHQDLYMKIYKKPYIAVMISVIMLFTFIMLLPTLLGVWGRFGYDKRLLSCTVLEVNDRSSQTFLLTLGFVVPCVAIVVCYVRIFWLIRNNFNRIKTPSNVETTDKKTEKRDDEWRVTRMILVIFCCFVLCYLPNTIVKVTDKEKEYPILHVLAYILVYASASINPIIYGVTNKQYRQAYQNVLTCRRPPRQSFIGISNDPTIHKSSYPH